The genomic DNA GATTGGGCCGCGATCGCCTCGCGGCTGCGGCTCGTGTACTCCTCGGTGAAGAAGCGGCCGATGTCGGAGGTCCCGACGAAGCTGTCGGGGTCGAGGTAGCCGCGTTCGACGATGGCGGCGCGGAAGCGATGGTCCGCGGCGATCGTCATGGCTGTGAGATATCCCCCATACGATCCGCCCTGGATGCCCAGACGGCTGCGGTCGAGGGAGGGATCGAGGTCGAGGGCGTGGTCGAGGACGGCGAGCACATCGGCCATCGCCGGTGCCGCCATGTCTCCTTGGACGGCGGTCCCCCAGCTGCGGGTGCGGCCGCCGGATCCGCGCGGGTTCGAGAACACGACGGCGTAACCTGCGGACGTGAGCACCTGGGTCTCGTCGAACCACGAATGCGTGTACTGGGCGAAAGGCCCGCCGTGGATGTTGAGGATGACGGGGAACGGCCCGTCTCCGTGCGGTTTGGCCAGCCAGCCGGTGATCGTCCCGGAAACGCCTGGCACCCGCAGCACCTGGGGCAGGACGGAGTTCGCCGGTGCCGGATGTTCCTTGACGATCACAGTGGACCCCCTCGCCGAGGCGGCCCCGGACGCCGCGGGCCCGCCGAGGGCGATGCGGCCGAGCACGGCTGGAGAGTGCGGGGTCGATCCGGTGAAGACGAGCGTTTCCTCGTCGGCGTCGAAGCCGTTGACGACAGTGGTGTCGTCGGTGAGGAACTCGAGGTCATCCACGCCGATCTCTGCGGCGTCGAAGCCGATGCGAACGATCCGGGTGGCCCCGTCTGTGTCGACGGCGGCGATGACCGCTCCCTCGCGGATCTGCGGCGGGATCGGTGCCAGCGCCACGGTCTCCGGGTCGGTCAGCCGCCTCGTGGAGCCGGTCGACACGGTGTGGATGAAGAGCCCGGGCATCTGGCCGACGAAGTCGAGTTCGTCACGGGTCAGCGCATTGCCGAGCAGCAGGACAGTGTCTTCGTCGAGCCACAGGTGCAGACCGACGTCCATGGACGGCAGCTCGAGTGATGTCGGCGCATCTCCCCCGAGCAGCCAGACCGTCGAGCGCAGGTCGGGCTGCCCGTGGTCGGGGTGGAGTGCGGAGACGACGGAAATTCGCGTGCCGTCCGGGGAGAACTGCGGATCGTGGACGTCGCTGTCCGGGGTCGTCAGCAGAGTCGACAGCGGAACTTCGGAGGACCCGCGCAGGCCCACGGTGCCGAGACCGGGTTCGGCGAGGTCGACGAGGAAGGCCCGCGCCGGACGGTCGTTCGTATAGCCGAGGCCGTTGGCCAGGTACGAGGCCGTGGTGATCCGGCGTGGGGCTTCCTCGGCCGCCGGAATGGCATCGTCGACCCCGTAGCGTCCGGGTTCGGCGACGCGGGCGACGTAGAGCGCCCTGGAACGGGTGTCGTCGAGGGCGAATTCGGACACGCCGAGGTGGTTGTCCGTGATCTGGTGTGCCGTCTCCAGGCTGTCGCCGACGAAGAGCTGCGGGGCGGCCTTCTTCTCCGCGCTCAGGTAGCCGGACCAGTTCGGGCCGCACTGCGGGTTCGAGTCAGCCCACGAGTGGGTCAGCCGTCTGGAACTGTCGTCGCCCAAGGAGAACAGCTGAGAGAGGTAGCTGTTGGTCTCGAGGTCGGGTCGACGGATCGTGATGACGGCTTCGTCGCCGCGCAGCACGGGTGAGGAGTACTCGGCAAGAGTGCCAAGATCTTCAGGATTCATCTGTTCCATTCCTTTTTGAGCCGTGCCTGCACATCGGCGTGCACTTGCGGCAGGGCCTTGGTCTGGGCGATCACGGGCAGGAAGTTCGCGTCTCCGCCCCAGCGCGGGACGACGTGCTGGTGCAGGTGGGCGGCGATTCCTGCGCCGGCCACGGGTCCCTGATTCATACCCAGGTTGAATCCGTGAGGTCCGGACACAGCCCGGATGACGTGCATCGCCTTCTGCGTGAACTCGGCGAGTTCGACGGTCTCCTCGTGAGTCAGATCCGTGTAGTCGGCCACGTGACGATAGGGGCAGATGAGCAGGTGGCCCGGGTTGTACGGGTAGAGGTTGAGCACCGCGTACACGTGCTGACCGCGGGCGACGATGAGTCCGTCCTCGTCGGACTTCGACGGAGCCGTGCAGAACGGGCACTCCTCGGCGCGGTCGTCCTTCGGTTTGTCCTGACCGTCGATGTAGACCATCCGGTGCGGAGTCCACAGGCGCTGGAATCCGTCGGGTTCCCGGGGAACCCGACGGCAGCCTCGGGGTAGGGAATCCCCTCGCCGAGGCTGCCGTCCGAGTTCTCCGCTGCGGTTCGGCCGTCGTCGCCTCCGCTCATACCTGGGCCTTGGTCTCGATCGCGCCGAGGATCCGTCGCACCGCCTCGGCGACGGCGACGCCGTTCTCCTGGTCACCGTTGCGGAAGCGGAAGGACACGGCACCTGCGTCACGGTCCTCTCCACCGGCGATAAGGGTGAAGGGCACCTTCGACTTCGAGGCGTTGCGGATCTTCTTCGGGAACCGATCGTCGCTGTCGTCGATCTCGACGCGGACCCCGGACTTGCGCAGCTGGTCGGCCACCTCGGCGAGGTAGTCGTTGAATTCATCGGCCACGGGGATGCAGGTCACCTGCACGGGCGCCAGCCACACGGGGAAGGCACCGGCGTAGTGCTCGGTGAGCACGCCGAGGAAGCGTTCGATGGAACCGAACTTCGCCGAATGGATCATCACCGGCTGTTTGCGGGAGCCGTCGGCGGCGACGTATTCGAGTCCGAAGCGCTCGGGCTGGTTGAAGTCGAGCTGGACGGTCGACATCTGCCAGGTGCGGCCGATGGCGTCGCGGGCCTGGACGGAGATCTTCGGGCCGTAGAAGGCCGCGCCGCCCGGGTCGGGGACGAGTTCGAGTCCGGTCTCCTGAGCGACCTCTTCGAGCACGCTGGTGGCTTCGGCCCACTGTTCGTCGGAGCCGATGAACTTGTCGGCCTTCTTTCCGTCCTCGTCGCGGGTGGACAGTTCGAGGTAGAAGTCGTCGAGGCCGAAGTCGCGCAGCAGGCTGAGCACGAAGTTCAGCAGGTGGCGGATCTCTTTGCCCGCGTCTTCCTGAGCCACATAGGAGTGCGAATCGTCCTGGGTCAGGGCGCGGACGCGCGCGAGGCCGTGGATGACTCCGGAGGCCTCGTCACGATAGACGGTGCCGAACTCGAACAGCCGCAGCGGCAGGTCGCGGTAGGACCGGCCCCGGGACCGGTAGATGAGGTTGTGCATGGGGCAGTTCATGGCCTTGAGCCGGTACGGGGTGCCCTCCTTGACGATCTCGCCGGACTCGTCTCGGACCTCGTCGACGGACATCGCCGGGAACATGTTCTCCCCGTAGTAGGGCAGGTGTCCGGAGGTATAGTACAGCGTCTCTTTCGAGATGTGCGGGGTCCCGACGTATTCGAAGCCCTCGTCGATGTGACGGGCGCGGACGTAGTCCTCCATCTCCCGCTTGATGACACCGCCCTTGGGGTGGAAGACGGGCAGGCCGGAGCCGAGCTCTTCGGGGAACGAGAACAAGTCCATCTCGGCACCGAGCTTGCGGTGGTCGCGACGTTCGGCTTCGGCGATGCGATCCTGATAGGCCTTGAGGTCGTCTTTCGACGCCCAGGCGGTTCCGTAGACACGCTGCAGACTCGCATTCGCCTGGTCGCCGCGCCAGTAGGCCGCCGAGGATCGAGTGATGGCGAAGCCGTTGCCGATGAGCTTGGTGTTGGGCAGGTGGGGGCCGCGGCAGAGGTCCTGCCAGACGACCTCGCCCTTGCGGTCGACGTTCTCGTAGACGGTGAGTTCACCACCGCCGACCTCCACGGAGGTCTCCTCGTCGCCGCCCTTGCCCTTGTCGTTGATGAGTTCGAGCTTGTACGGCTCGTCGGCCATCCGCTCGCGGGCTTCTTCTTCGGAGACGACGACGCGGTTGAAGGTCTGGCCGGACTTGACGATCTGGGCGGCCTTCTTCTGAATCGCCTTGAGGTCCTCAGGAGTGAAGGGTTCGGCGGCGTCGAAATCGAAGTAGTAGCCGTCGGTGATGTAGGGCCCGATGCCGAGCTTGGTTCCGGGGAAGAGCTCCTGGACGGCCTGAGCGGTGACGTGACCGGTGGAGTGGCGCAGGATGTCGAGTCCGGCGTCGGAGTCGATGGTGATCGGAGCGATCCGATCTCCTGACTGCAGCTCGCGGCTGAGGTCGGCGGGTTCGCCGTTCAGCCACATGGCGACGACTGTGCGGTCGGTGGAGAAGATCTCCGTTCCGGTCAGACCCTCTTTCCAGGGAATGCTTTCGCCCGCGCAGTCGATGCTGTCTGCCACTGATTTCTCCGTTCGTCACGTGTTCATTCGACCAGCCCTTCCGGTGGGCTGGTCACCCTCAGATTCTAGTACCAATTCGCTTGTGACAAATCAGTTGGGTGGCAGTCGAATGACTGCCACCCACACTGAGTCTGCCGAAGCCCGTGCCCGAGGCCTTAGGGCCGAAAGTGCCTTGTCACCTCGGGATACAGGGTGTCACTGCTTGTAGAACTCGAAGTCCGTGCCCTTGCCGAGATCATCGACGAGATCGAGCTTGAGGTGCATTCCATCAATTTCAGCTTTGGGCACACCGAAGGCGAATTCATAGGTCGTCTCTCCGCCGGCGGGAACCGGATCGGTGAAGGCCAGAGAGCCCTTGTAGTTTCCGCCGTCGAAGACGTCGTCGTATTCCGTGCTGCCGCCGTTGTTGGCGGACAGATTCGTGAGAGTCATCTCGACATCGGAGCTCGAGTTGTTCTTCACAGTCATCGTCACAATGGCGACCTCACCGTTGGACGACTGGGCACCGGAAGCCGACGACGACACAGTGCCCGGGCGGACATTGATCTGGGCGGTGACGTCGGTGCCGATCTCGACCTCGCCGGCCTGAGCAGGTGCGGCCTGTCCGCCGTCGGAGCCGCCGGAGCCCTGGCTCGGGTCCTGGCCAGCACCCTGGCTCGGGTCGGCGGGGGCGGATGAGCTGGCAGCTTCGTCGATGGCTTTGCCGAGCATGCCGATGCCGAGGATGGTGAAGATGACGACGGCGATCGAGATGACGACCGACACAATGCCGAGGATGATGCCGGTGATGTTGAGGCCCTTGTTGCTGGCGAGGCCCTTCTTGACCGCGGAGAGTCCGACGAAGCCGAAGATCACCGCTGCGATGCCGAAGAGGGCGCCGCCGCCGAAGACAAAGGCACCGAGGACGCCGACGATGCCGCCGATGAGGGCGAGGATGCCCCAGATGTTCTTCGAGGTGTTGCCGCCCGACCCGGATGGGTACTGGCCGTAGCCGGAGTTCGGGTTGGCCGGAATGAACTGATCCGAGGATCCGTCGGCACCGGCGTAGGCCGGCTGCTGGCCGTACTGGTTGGCGTCGTATCCCTGCGCGTTGGCGTCGTAGGGGTTCTGTCCGTACTGGTTGTCCCCGTACTGATTCTGGTCAGGCTGGCCCTGACCGTACTGGTTCTGATTGTTCGGATCCTGGCCGTACTGGTTCTGGCCATACTGGTTCTGGCCATACTGGATCTGGTCGTTCGACGCACCGTAGTTCGGCTGCGAACCATTGGGCTGGTCGCCCGACGATCCGTACTGCTGACCGGGCTGCTCCGCTCCGTACTGACCGGGCTGCTGACCGGCGTTCTGATCGTTGCCGTAGCTGGGCGCATTCGGCGGCTGGTTGTTCGGGTTCTGCCCGTTGGGGTTGTTGGGCGAACCGTCACCCGAACCGTACGGGTTCTGAGGAGTAGACATAGGTGCTCCGAGTCATCGTCGTTTAGTACAACACCTAGCGTACTAGCAAACCCCTTTGATACCGCATGCTGACCGCGTTTCAGTCCTGGAACACGATGAACTAAACGTACACAATCCAGTTTCGCGGGTTCAGCCCAGCTTAGAGTGAACAGCCCAGTTTCAAACATGGGCTATTCACCCAAAAGTGAGCTGTTGCGAAAGAAGCTCAAGCGTGAATGCACGAAGCCCCGAGTGGATCACTCGGGGCTTCTTCTGTGCGCGATACTGGGATCGAACCAGTGACCTCTTCCGTGTGAAGGAAGCGCGCTACCGCTGCGCCAATCGCGCTGGTCAACCGACATTCCTGCCGGTCATCCGAGGTGGCGACGGGATTCGAACCCGTGTATACGGCTTTGCAGGCCGCTGCCTCGCCTCTCGGCCACGCCACCGCCAAGGCAGTGCCATGACGCCTCCGAGCGGATGACGGGACTCGAACCCGCGACCCTCACCTTGGCAAGGTGATGCTCTACCAACTGAGCCACATCCGCATTTCTCGCTGCCCGGTTTGCCTGGCAACGAGATATAACTCTATACGCAGGTGGCGGCTTACGCAAAATCAGAATCGGGTGATCGTGGTCACACGTATCGATCAAGCTTTCAGGGTCACCATCTTATAGTGGTTGGGTGAATGCAGAGAGCCCGCAGACCCGCCCGAAAGGCTGGTTGTCACGCCACCACCGGCAAGGTCCCCGACCGTGGCGGAAACTGCGTCTGGGGTTCCTCCGCTGGCGGCGCACAGTGTTGGCCAACCCGCACACGGCACGCCTCTATCGCACCGTCGTCGGCGGCCTCGGCACACTCGTCGTGCTCATCGGACTCGCTCTCGTTCCACTGCCCGGCCCCGGTTGGCTCATCGTCATCATCGGCCTGTTCATCATCTCCAGCGAGTTCCACTGGGCTCAGCGGCTTCTGCGCTTCGTTAGGGACAACGTCGAACGCTGGACGCATTGGATCATGGCGCAGCGGCTGTGGGTGCGGTGGACCATCGGGGCTGTGACGGCCGCCTTCGTGGCTGTGATCGTGTGGCTCACCCTGAAACTCACCGGCCTGCCCGATTGGGTCCCGGACCTGCGTCTCTTCGATGTGATCGGCCTGCGCTGAGAGACGACCGACGCCCGTCCCACCTTCATCAGAGGTGCGACGGGCGTCGATGGCCTCTCAGCTCAGGACGACAGAGCGGTCAGTCGCGAGAGGCAGCGCATGTACTTCTTCTTGTACCCGCCGGCCAGCGATTCTTCAGTGAAGACCTTGTCGAGAGCGGCACCGGAGTTGATGATGTGCACATTGCGATCGTAGAGCCGGTCGACGAGCGCCACGAAGCGCAGAGCCACACTCTCATTGTCGATCGTGCGCACGTTCTCCCACACAGCCGCGTCGATTCCGTCGACCATCCGCCCGTAGCGTGAGGGGTGAACGGTGGACAGGTGGCTGAGCAGCGCGGAGAAGTCATCGCGAGCCACAACTCCGTCAAGCTGGCTCGCGGCCGAATCGAGTTCGGATTCCGGCAGCGGGTCCGCTGGAGCGGTGAGCTCACGGGCACGGTAGTCCTTGCCGTCGATGCGATAGACCTCGAACTGATCGGCCAGCGCCTGAATCTCGCGCAGGAAGTCCTGGGCGGCGAAGCGCCCCTCCCCCAGGGACCCTGGCAGAGTGTTCGATGTCGCGATGATCTTCACTCCGGCGTCGGTGAGTTCGCGCATCAGCCGGGACATGAGCACGGTGTCGCCGGGATCGTCGAGTTCGAATTCGTCGACGCAGACGAGCTTCATCTTCGACAGGTCGTCGCGAGCCCGGGCGAAGCCCAGGGCTCCGACGAGGTTCGTATATTCGACGAAGGTGCCGAATGTCGCCGGCTTCTCGTTGGCATGCCAGGCCGAAGCCAGCAGGTGGGTCTTGCCGACACCGTAGCCGCCGTCGAGGTAGACGCCCTTGGCGCCGGATCTGCCCTTTTGGAACAGCTTGCCGAGGAATCCCTTGTCGGTCGAGCGCTGGGTGAATTCCCGCAGCTTGTTCCGTGCTTCTTCCTGCGAGGGCTCCGCGGGGTCGGTGCGGTAGCTGTCGAAGGACACGTCCTCGAACTGAGGCGGCGGCACGAGACCTGCGATGAGCTCTTCGGGGGCAACCTGTGGGGATCGGTCGCTCAGTGCGACCAGAGTCTGCTCGGCATTCACTCGGCCTAGTCTAAGGCAGGCTCGAGCGCGCGGTTCAACTCGAGCCCAGGAGGGTGATGCCCGTCACAGGCAGCGCATCCGCGGCGCTTCCGCCGTCCATCCACCGCCGCCCGGCCTCCGCCGACGTGCTGTTCGCATCACCAGCGGCGACCGACCCGGCAGATCAGTTGTTGAAGTCGAAGCCGAGGCGGCCGAGCTGTTTGGGATCGCGCTGCCAGTCCTTGGCCACCTTGACGTGCAGGTCGAGGTAGACCTTCGTGCCGAGGAGCCGCTCGATGCCCTGCCGGGATTCAGACCCGATGGTCTTGAGCCGACTTCCGCCCTTGCCGATGATGATGGCCTTCTGGCTCGGACGTTCGACGTAGAGGTTGACGTGGACGTTCCACAGCGGATTGTCCTCGCTGCGTCCTTCCCGCGGGTACATCTCCTCGACCTGCACGGCCAGGGAATGGGGCAGTTCGTCACGCACGCCTTCGAGGGCCGCTTCGCGCACGAGCTCGGCGATCATCTTCTCTTCCGGCTCGTCCGTGAGGTCACCGTCGGGATAGAGCGGAGGAGATTTCGGCAGATGCGCCGCGAGCACCGAATCGACGGTGTCGACCTGGAAGTCCTCGACCGCGGAGACGGGGACGACATCGGCGAAGTCGGCGAGCTCGCCGACGGCCAGCAGCGCCTCGGCGATTTTGTCCTTGGGCACCCGGTCGACCTTCGTCACCAGCGCCACGATCGGGGTCCGTCCGTCCAGCAGCGCCAGCTGGGAGGCGATATATCGGTCGCCGGGACCGATCGGCTCATCGGCGGGCAGGCAGAAGCCGATGACGTCGACCTCGCCCAGCGTGGAGGCCACGAGATCGTTGAGTCGGGACCCGAGCAGGGTACGCGGTTTGTGCAGTCCGGGGGTGTCGATGAGGATGAGCTGGTGGTCGTCCTTGTGGACGATTCCGCGGATCGTATGCCGGGTCGTCTGAGGTTTGGCCGAGGTGATCGCGACCTTCTCCCCCACCAGGGCGTTCGTCAGCGTCGACTTTCCCGTATTCGGGCGACCCACGAAGCAGGCGAAGCCGGCCCGATAGTCCTCGGGGTAGTCCGTGCGAAATTCCATCTCAGTCCTCTTCCTTCGTCCCCGAACCTTCGGCTGCGGCGGTCCGCTGTGCGTGTCTGCTGTTCTCGTGGGTGCGGGTGACCCGCACGTGGGTGATTCGGTGGCGTCGGCCCTGGCCCTCCATGGCTTCGATCTCGAGGCCCTCGATCGACGCATGCGAGCCGTCGATGGGCACTCGGTCGATGAGCTTCGAGAGCAGTCCTCCGACGCTGTTGACATCGTCTTCGTCGATGCGCACGTCGAAGTACTCGGCGAAGTCGGAGATCGACATGCGGGTGCTGATGATGAACGATCCGTCTTCGGCGGCGACGAGTTCGTCATCGCCGTTGTCGTATTCGTCTTCGATCTCGCCGACTATCTCTTCGACGATGTCCTCGATGGTCACCAGCCCTGCGGTGCCACCGTATTCGTCGATGAGGATCGACAGATGCGTCGAATCCAGCTGCATCTGCCGCAACAGGTCATCGGCCGGCTTCGTCTCCGGGACGAACAGGACGGAGCGGGCCAGGTTGCCCACGGGACGGTCGGCCTCCTCGGGGTGGAGGTGGAGGCGGCGGGCGACGTCCTTGAGGTAGGCGACTCCGCGGACGTCATCGAGGTCCTCCCCGCAGACGGGGATGCGGGAGAAGCCGGAGCGGAAGAACAGGTTCATCGCCTTCTGCAGGCTCACGTCCGCATCGACGGTGACGAGGTCGGTGCGCGGCACCATGACCTCGTTCGCCGAGGTGTCTGAGAGGTTGAACACCGACTGGATCATCTCGCGTTCGCCGTCTTCGATGATGTCGGATTCGCTCGCCCGCTCGACGAGATCGCGCAGCTGTTCGGAGGTCACGAACGGACCGTCCTTGTACACCTTGTCAGGTGTCAGCAGATTTCCGAGCACGACGAGGATGCGGGTGAGCGGTTTGAGCGCGACGAGGACGATCCGCACGACCCAGCTGAGGTTGAGACTGACGGCCAGCGATCGGCGCTTGCCGATCGTCCGCGGGGAGACTCCGGTGATGATGAAGACCGCCACCGAGGCGGTGATCACCGTGAGGAAGACCATGAGCGGTCCCACGGAGTAGTAGGAATCGTAGGCCAGGGCGATGAACACCGTAGCGAGTGCTTCGAGGAAGTTGCGGACGAAGATGATGACGTTGATGTTCGTCGGCAGGTCCGCGAGGATCCGCTCGACACGCACCGCTGAGCGTTTGCCGTCCTCCTTCGCCTCTTCGACCGCATGGTGGGAGACGTTGAGCAGCGCGGCATCCACGGCGGAGAGTGTGGCTGCGATGATGAGGCACAGTGCCGCCCCGAGGAAGAACATGAACACGATCAGACCTCGGTGGGGGTGGGAATGTCGGTGCGACCGTCGTAGCGGGCCGCGAAGAAGGTCAGCAGCAGGTGCCGCTGGAGGGCGAACATCTCTTCCCGCGCTTCGGGCTCACCGTGGTCGTAGCCGAGCAGGTGGAGGAATCCGTGGACGGTCAGCAGCAGGACCTCGTCCATCGTCGAATGACCTGCCGCCCGAGCCTGAGCCTCGGCGACCTCGGGGCAGATGATGATGTCGCCCATCTGACCTTCGGTCGGCTTCTCCGGCTCGCCCTGGTGGAGCTGATCCATGGGAAAGGACATCACGTCGGTTGGTCCTTCGAGGTCCATCCAGGTGACGTGGAGTTCGGACATGGCCGCTGAGTCGACCATGGTCACGGCCAGCTCCGCACCGGGGTGCATGTGCAGGGCTTCGCCCAAGTACTCGGTCAGGGCCACGACTTCGTCGAGGTCCACATCGGCGTCGGTCTCGTTGAGGATCTCGGTGTTCATTCGGCACTCCCCCACAGGTCGTAGGCTTCGACGATCTTCGTCACCAGCGAATGCCGGACGACGTCCTTGCTGCCCAGTTCGCAGAACTGCAGGTCCTCTATTCCATCAAGGATGTCGCGGACGACCTTGAGTCCGCTGCGGGTCTTGCCCGGCAGGTCGATCTGGGAGATGTCACCGGTGACGACCATGCGTGATCCGAAGCCGAGGCGGGTGAGGAACATCTTCATCTGCTCGGCCGTCGTGTTCTGCGCTTCGTCGAGGATGATGAACGCGTCGTTGAGGGTGCGCCCGCGCATATAGGCCAGGGGCGCGACCTCGATCGTTCCGGTCTCGATGAGCAGCGGGATCGATTCGGGGTCGACCATGTCGTGCAGGGCGTCATAGAGCGGACGCACATACGGGTCGATCTTGTCGTTGAGCGTGCCCGGCAGGTAGCCCAGGGACTCCCCGGCTTCGACGGCCGGACGGGTGAGGATGATCCGTGAGACCTCTTTGTGCTGGAGGGCGTTGACGGCCATGGCCATCGCCAGGTACGTCTTGCCGGTTCCGGCTGGACCGATGCCGAAGGTGATCGTGTGGTTGCGGATGGCCCTGACGTAGTCGTGCTGGCCCATCGTCTTCGGACGGATCGACTTTCCCCTGGTGGAGAGGATGTTCGTGCCCAGCACCGCCGAGGCGGCCGCTCCTTCGGAGGAGAACGTCGTGACTCTCTCGACCGTCTCTTCGTTGATGCGATGGCCGGCCGCGTGGAGTTTCTTGAGTTCCCCGATGACGCTGACGAAGGCTTCGACGCGTTTCGGGTCGCCGGTGACCTGGACCTGGTTGGCTCGGACGTGGATGTCGAGGTCGGCGAAGGTCTTCTCCAGGGCGCGCAGGTTCGATTCTCCGGGACCGAAGAAGGCGACGAGGTCGATGGAGTCGGGGATGACCAGTCGCACGGTGTCACGATCGGCACCGTGGCTGTCCGTCACGGCATCAACGCCGGCGGCACCGTCGCCGGTTGCGCCGGTGTCCGAGTCGGTGGGGTTCATGGAGTTCGGGTTCGGTGGGGTGATGTCCAGAATGTTCCTTTGCAAGTGAGCGCACCGTCACCGGCAGCGCCTGAGTGTGCTTCCATCCTAGTCCGATGCCTCACCAACGGCCCAATGAATTCTGGGCCAGGACGAGACCGGCGGGTCCCGCCGATGACGAGCGCAGGATCGTCGGTCCCAGCAGCACCGGGGTCGCTCCACGGCCGGTCAGGGCGGCGAGTTCGCCGTCGCTGATGCCGCCCTCGGGGCCGACGACGAAGACGATGCGCTCCGGCAGCTGCGCCGAGTCGTTCGCGATCAGGTCGTCCAACGCTTCGGAGAGCCTGCGCTGAGCGGTCTCATGGAGGACGAAGACCGCGTCGGCGTCGTCGAGGGTCTTGGCCAGGGCGGCTCCGCGGACGAGGTCGTGGAGGATGGGAAATCGTGCTCGTCTGGCCTGCAGGGAGGCCGCTCCGAGGAGGTTCTCCCATTTCGCGGCCATCTTCTCCCGCTTCTTGGCCGGCCAGTCGGCGATCGAGCGTTCGGCCGCCCAGGGAATGACGTCGTCGACGCCGATCTCCGTGGCCGTTTCGATGGCCTGCAGGTCCCGGTCGCCCTTGGCCAGGGCTTGGACGAGGACGAGGCGCGGACCCGCGCTGTCCTCGACCGTCACCTCGGTGACGTCGATCGTCAGCTGGTTCGCCGAGGCGGCCGTGACGGTTCCGCGCGCACGTGCGCCTTCTCCGTCGACGATGTCGATGTCCTCGCCGGGACCGATCCGACGCACCCGCACCGCATGCCCGGCCACGTCCTCACCGAGGGTGAGGGCGGACCCGACGACCGCCTCGGCGGCGGTAGCGGAGCGGAAGACGGGAAGACTCACCGACCGGCGAACCGCTCACGCATGCGGGAGAACATTCCGCGGTTCTCGGTCGAGATCTGGGCGCGCGGTGTCTCTTCGCCGCGCAGTTCGGCGAGTTTCTCGAGCAGTTCGCGCTGTTCGTCGTCGAGTTTGTCCGGGGTGAGGACGTCGACGGTGATGAGCAGGTCGCCGCGAGTCTCCGAACGCAGGCGGGACGCGCCCAGTCCGGGGAGTTTCACGATGGTGCCGGACTGGGTGCCGGCGGCGATGGTGAGGTCCTGAGTGCCGTCGAAGGTCTCGAACGGGATGGTGGCGCCCAGGGTCGCTGCGGTCATCGGCACGGAGA from Brevibacterium sp. JSBI002 includes the following:
- a CDS encoding alpha/beta hydrolase family protein, with amino-acid sequence MNPEDLGTLAEYSSPVLRGDEAVITIRRPDLETNSYLSQLFSLGDDSSRRLTHSWADSNPQCGPNWSGYLSAEKKAAPQLFVGDSLETAHQITDNHLGVSEFALDDTRSRALYVARVAEPGRYGVDDAIPAAEEAPRRITTASYLANGLGYTNDRPARAFLVDLAEPGLGTVGLRGSSEVPLSTLLTTPDSDVHDPQFSPDGTRISVVSALHPDHGQPDLRSTVWLLGGDAPTSLELPSMDVGLHLWLDEDTVLLLGNALTRDELDFVGQMPGLFIHTVSTGSTRRLTDPETVALAPIPPQIREGAVIAAVDTDGATRIVRIGFDAAEIGVDDLEFLTDDTTVVNGFDADEETLVFTGSTPHSPAVLGRIALGGPAASGAASARGSTVIVKEHPAPANSVLPQVLRVPGVSGTITGWLAKPHGDGPFPVILNIHGGPFAQYTHSWFDETQVLTSAGYAVVFSNPRGSGGRTRSWGTAVQGDMAAPAMADVLAVLDHALDLDPSLDRSRLGIQGGSYGGYLTAMTIAADHRFRAAIVERGYLDPDSFVGTSDIGRFFTEEYTSRSREAIAAQSPLAHAPQVGTPTLVMHSELDLRCPLEQAQQYYAALQRAGVDTEMLIFPGENHELSRAGQPRHRRQRFEAILDWWDRRLGGEDREQSQDGRHRPEAADPAVAGAADSAS
- a CDS encoding HIT domain-containing protein, with protein sequence MVYIDGQDKPKDDRAEECPFCTAPSKSDEDGLIVARGQHVYAVLNLYPYNPGHLLICPYRHVADYTDLTHEETVELAEFTQKAMHVIRAVSGPHGFNLGMNQGPVAGAGIAAHLHQHVVPRWGGDANFLPVIAQTKALPQVHADVQARLKKEWNR
- the thrS gene encoding threonine--tRNA ligase; translation: MADSIDCAGESIPWKEGLTGTEIFSTDRTVVAMWLNGEPADLSRELQSGDRIAPITIDSDAGLDILRHSTGHVTAQAVQELFPGTKLGIGPYITDGYYFDFDAAEPFTPEDLKAIQKKAAQIVKSGQTFNRVVVSEEEARERMADEPYKLELINDKGKGGDEETSVEVGGGELTVYENVDRKGEVVWQDLCRGPHLPNTKLIGNGFAITRSSAAYWRGDQANASLQRVYGTAWASKDDLKAYQDRIAEAERRDHRKLGAEMDLFSFPEELGSGLPVFHPKGGVIKREMEDYVRARHIDEGFEYVGTPHISKETLYYTSGHLPYYGENMFPAMSVDEVRDESGEIVKEGTPYRLKAMNCPMHNLIYRSRGRSYRDLPLRLFEFGTVYRDEASGVIHGLARVRALTQDDSHSYVAQEDAGKEIRHLLNFVLSLLRDFGLDDFYLELSTRDEDGKKADKFIGSDEQWAEATSVLEEVAQETGLELVPDPGGAAFYGPKISVQARDAIGRTWQMSTVQLDFNQPERFGLEYVAADGSRKQPVMIHSAKFGSIERFLGVLTEHYAGAFPVWLAPVQVTCIPVADEFNDYLAEVADQLRKSGVRVEIDDSDDRFPKKIRNASKSKVPFTLIAGGEDRDAGAVSFRFRNGDQENGVAVAEAVRRILGAIETKAQV
- a CDS encoding DUF4190 domain-containing protein, encoding MSTPQNPYGSGDGSPNNPNGQNPNNQPPNAPSYGNDQNAGQQPGQYGAEQPGQQYGSSGDQPNGSQPNYGASNDQIQYGQNQYGQNQYGQDPNNQNQYGQGQPDQNQYGDNQYGQNPYDANAQGYDANQYGQQPAYAGADGSSDQFIPANPNSGYGQYPSGSGGNTSKNIWGILALIGGIVGVLGAFVFGGGALFGIAAVIFGFVGLSAVKKGLASNKGLNITGIILGIVSVVISIAVVIFTILGIGMLGKAIDEAASSSAPADPSQGAGQDPSQGSGGSDGGQAAPAQAGEVEIGTDVTAQINVRPGTVSSSASGAQSSNGEVAIVTMTVKNNSSSDVEMTLTNLSANNGGSTEYDDVFDGGNYKGSLAFTDPVPAGGETTYEFAFGVPKAEIDGMHLKLDLVDDLGKGTDFEFYKQ
- a CDS encoding TIGR02611 family protein; protein product: MNAESPQTRPKGWLSRHHRQGPRPWRKLRLGFLRWRRTVLANPHTARLYRTVVGGLGTLVVLIGLALVPLPGPGWLIVIIGLFIISSEFHWAQRLLRFVRDNVERWTHWIMAQRLWVRWTIGAVTAAFVAVIVWLTLKLTGLPDWVPDLRLFDVIGLR
- the zapE gene encoding cell division protein ZapE is translated as MNAEQTLVALSDRSPQVAPEELIAGLVPPPQFEDVSFDSYRTDPAEPSQEEARNKLREFTQRSTDKGFLGKLFQKGRSGAKGVYLDGGYGVGKTHLLASAWHANEKPATFGTFVEYTNLVGALGFARARDDLSKMKLVCVDEFELDDPGDTVLMSRLMRELTDAGVKIIATSNTLPGSLGEGRFAAQDFLREIQALADQFEVYRIDGKDYRARELTAPADPLPESELDSAASQLDGVVARDDFSALLSHLSTVHPSRYGRMVDGIDAAVWENVRTIDNESVALRFVALVDRLYDRNVHIINSGAALDKVFTEESLAGGYKKKYMRCLSRLTALSS